One Paenibacillus sp. FSL H7-0737 DNA segment encodes these proteins:
- a CDS encoding YheC/YheD family endospore coat-associated protein, giving the protein MTETAMGFLGIMTGRRHGNPPIAEPEFCSHLCRAAPRYNLKVLVFHPDGVAADGSSITGYTWKDGSWHNTTSTPPDIIYNRCFYNSPKERKEASSALSFLHRSLPWSRGLPDKWGVYEILKRNRRAAILLPETVLYTGTRKLSNMLAEREYGVFLKPKAGSHGKRTLHAILQNRRSGGGIRVRGRDGTNTPFQYVFSSQDEGLNWIHEFIGTRRYIIQPYLHLTNRKGQPFDVRVLMQKNGLGRWDLTGMAVRLGNHGSLTSNLHGGGTAVPPLPFLLAEYGQDGKDIMQELAAEAAYLPPLLEAACGRLGELGLDFGIDSSGRIHLLEANSKPGRTVFRLTGDRRAAKLAAENPLSYARHLLLTQRRIPSLSTDSSVINGRMITMVPKEDS; this is encoded by the coding sequence ATGACTGAAACAGCTATGGGGTTCCTCGGCATTATGACGGGCCGTCGCCACGGGAATCCTCCGATTGCCGAGCCAGAATTTTGCAGTCATTTATGCCGTGCAGCTCCGCGATACAACCTTAAAGTCCTCGTGTTTCATCCGGACGGAGTAGCGGCAGACGGGTCATCTATAACCGGTTATACATGGAAAGACGGAAGCTGGCACAATACGACCTCTACACCACCAGATATCATTTATAATCGTTGTTTTTACAATAGTCCGAAAGAAAGAAAAGAAGCCTCTTCTGCACTCTCTTTCCTTCACCGCTCACTACCTTGGTCAAGAGGTTTACCTGATAAATGGGGCGTATACGAGATCTTGAAGCGCAACCGAAGAGCCGCTATTTTACTGCCGGAAACTGTTCTTTATACCGGTACACGCAAGTTAAGCAATATGCTCGCTGAAAGAGAATACGGGGTCTTCCTAAAACCCAAAGCAGGCTCTCATGGCAAACGTACATTGCATGCCATACTGCAGAACAGACGCTCTGGAGGAGGCATAAGAGTACGAGGGCGTGATGGGACAAATACACCCTTTCAATATGTATTCAGCTCGCAGGATGAAGGACTGAACTGGATTCATGAATTTATCGGCACACGCCGCTATATTATACAGCCTTATCTGCACCTAACTAATCGTAAGGGGCAACCGTTCGATGTGCGTGTATTGATGCAAAAGAATGGCCTCGGTCGCTGGGATCTTACTGGCATGGCCGTTCGGCTGGGTAATCATGGTTCACTGACTTCGAACCTGCATGGCGGTGGAACTGCGGTTCCTCCTTTGCCCTTTTTACTTGCAGAATATGGTCAGGACGGAAAAGACATCATGCAGGAGCTTGCTGCAGAAGCTGCATACTTGCCTCCTCTTCTGGAGGCCGCATGCGGTAGGCTTGGAGAACTCGGCCTAGATTTCGGTATTGATTCGAGCGGTCGGATTCATTTACTAGAAGCAAATTCCAAGCCAGGGCGCACGGTATTCCGGCTGACGGGCGACCGCCGGGCTGCTAAGCTCGCCGCCGAGAATCCACTGTCTTATGCGCGCCATCTGCTACTCACACAGCGACGGATACCATCCCTATCTACGGACAGCTCCGTTATAAACGGGAGAATGATAACAATGGTTCCTAAGGAGGATTCATAA
- a CDS encoding YheC/YheD family endospore coat-associated protein, translated as MSQFKIPVHTVQTGILQENAIMLGERSMKRLKIPAHGTLQLAFGSFRQEVTIIPAPKSESLRVSEGLARRTGWKHRQTLNASYSSVSRTLRLGPLIGVLVSRDHPDNLDRLFGPITMFCRELTNACHSQGAYVYFFTPEALETSSSSIQGWVYNEGWRKMSLPIADVINNRLTTRKVENKPSVQHFLADVKSRYGTHFFNEKFLDKTEVFEALAQDPSLKRYLPESHVLNGFAVVKKMCSQYPSVFLKPVRGSLGKGILRISKDEGGGYRLLSTTSIGTRKQSYPTLAKLYQSIAPKMKTTRYQIQQGLPLMELGKRPVDFRALVQKNGTGKWGVTSIVARTAGSNHFVSNLARGGSLSTVREAVSKSSLPPGTKDSVQLQLPRAALAIARGVETFIPAHFGELGIDLALDQSGRIWLLEVNSKPSKNDNTPLNDQKIRPSVKQMILYCRYLAGL; from the coding sequence ATGTCCCAATTCAAGATCCCGGTCCATACGGTCCAGACGGGCATCCTGCAGGAAAACGCTATAATGCTTGGCGAACGATCCATGAAAAGACTCAAAATCCCGGCTCACGGAACGCTCCAGCTGGCTTTCGGCTCTTTCCGGCAGGAGGTTACCATTATCCCGGCTCCCAAATCCGAAAGCCTGCGTGTAAGCGAAGGACTGGCGCGGCGCACCGGATGGAAACATCGGCAAACCCTCAACGCCTCTTACAGCTCCGTAAGTCGTACCTTGCGACTTGGACCGTTGATCGGTGTACTCGTCAGCCGTGACCATCCAGATAATCTCGACAGGCTGTTTGGACCCATTACCATGTTCTGTCGAGAATTAACAAATGCCTGCCACTCACAAGGCGCCTATGTATATTTCTTTACCCCGGAAGCGCTGGAAACAAGCAGCTCTTCCATCCAGGGCTGGGTATACAACGAGGGTTGGAGGAAAATGAGTCTGCCCATCGCCGATGTAATCAACAATCGGCTAACGACGCGAAAGGTGGAGAATAAACCTAGCGTACAGCATTTTTTGGCGGATGTAAAATCACGGTATGGAACGCATTTCTTCAACGAAAAATTTCTTGACAAGACAGAAGTATTTGAAGCTTTAGCGCAAGACCCTTCATTGAAGCGGTATTTACCGGAATCGCATGTTTTAAACGGTTTTGCCGTTGTAAAGAAGATGTGCAGCCAATATCCAAGCGTGTTTCTAAAGCCTGTACGAGGCAGTCTCGGCAAAGGAATTCTCCGAATCTCCAAAGATGAAGGCGGAGGATACCGTTTGTTATCTACTACCTCTATAGGTACACGCAAGCAAAGCTACCCAACATTAGCTAAACTGTATCAATCCATTGCTCCCAAGATGAAGACAACGCGCTACCAGATTCAACAAGGATTGCCCTTGATGGAGCTCGGTAAGCGTCCTGTAGATTTTCGAGCACTTGTACAGAAGAATGGTACCGGGAAATGGGGCGTTACCTCCATTGTCGCTCGCACCGCTGGAAGCAATCATTTCGTCTCCAATCTAGCAAGAGGTGGCAGTCTCAGTACTGTCCGTGAAGCCGTTAGCAAGAGCAGCCTTCCTCCAGGTACCAAGGATAGCGTACAGCTTCAGCTTCCAAGAGCAGCACTTGCCATTGCAAGAGGAGTAGAAACCTTTATCCCTGCTCATTTTGGAGAGCTCGGAATCGATCTGGCACTGGATCAATCCGGACGAATATGGCTCTTGGAGGTTAATTCCAAACCTTCCAAGAACGATAATACACCGCTAAACGATCAAAAAATCAGACCGTCCGTCAAGCAAATGATTCTGTATTGTCGCTATTTGGCCGGTTTATAA
- a CDS encoding YlbF family regulator, translated as MSIHDKAHELAKAIKESTEVADITNAMKLVETDPEAKAMLDNFRNGQLELQQRMMSGDMPPQEEMEKMEKLFEVLNMNLGIRRLFDAERRLSVVIEDVNKIITESLSQLYGE; from the coding sequence ATGAGTATTCACGACAAAGCACATGAACTGGCGAAAGCCATTAAAGAAAGCACTGAGGTAGCGGATATCACCAACGCGATGAAACTGGTAGAAACAGATCCTGAAGCCAAGGCGATGCTCGACAACTTCCGCAATGGTCAATTGGAGCTTCAACAACGGATGATGAGCGGAGATATGCCTCCACAGGAAGAAATGGAGAAAATGGAGAAATTATTCGAGGTGCTTAACATGAATCTTGGGATTCGCCGTCTGTTCGATGCAGAACGCCGTTTGAGTGTTGTAATCGAGGATGTAAACAAGATCATTACCGAGAGCTTGTCGCAATTGTATGGCGAATAA
- a CDS encoding DRTGG domain-containing protein: MEGQGDAITKHEQLLQHIESLKVGSKISVRKLAKEMLVSEGTAYRAVKEAENLGIVITKERIGTVRVEKKPRNISEQLTFGDVVDIVEGHVLGGASGLSKHLHKYVIGAMKVDAMIRYIDADSLLIVGNRDDVHSLALEQGAGVLVTGGFGTSREVKALADELDLPIISSRHDTFTVASMINRAIFDRLIKKKIMLVEDIVDSKPRMITLKISSTVGELRQISEETGEQRFPVTDEWNRVIGIIGRREVENLTEGQSIEKAMVRSPVTAALHTSLASAAQIMMWEGVDFLPIVDRNRKLVGSLTRKEVLQSLRDVRNTPQLGETFDHLIWNGFADERDEEGRLFFHGFITPQMATDLGTISEGVLSTLMTLSAFKAAKDITGNDYVLDNMSTYFIRPVQIEHAIIVMPRLLEISRRTCKLEIEISYSDTLVAKAVLMLQSIDHG, encoded by the coding sequence TTGGAAGGTCAAGGCGATGCAATTACTAAACACGAGCAACTGCTGCAGCATATTGAAAGTCTTAAGGTAGGCTCCAAAATATCTGTTCGTAAGCTTGCAAAAGAAATGTTGGTCAGTGAGGGAACGGCTTATCGTGCCGTTAAGGAAGCTGAGAATCTTGGAATTGTCATTACGAAGGAACGGATTGGTACAGTACGTGTAGAAAAGAAGCCTCGTAACATTTCTGAACAGCTGACGTTTGGTGACGTGGTTGATATTGTGGAAGGTCATGTTCTCGGCGGGGCTAGCGGACTGAGTAAACATCTACATAAATATGTAATCGGTGCGATGAAGGTCGACGCGATGATTCGTTATATAGACGCAGACAGTCTGCTTATTGTGGGTAACCGCGATGATGTTCACTCCTTGGCGCTAGAGCAGGGTGCCGGAGTTCTGGTTACAGGTGGTTTCGGGACGAGTCGTGAAGTGAAGGCATTAGCCGACGAACTGGATCTCCCCATCATTTCATCAAGACATGACACGTTTACCGTGGCATCAATGATTAACCGAGCGATTTTTGATAGATTGATTAAGAAAAAAATTATGCTGGTAGAAGATATTGTCGACAGCAAACCGCGTATGATTACGTTAAAAATTTCAAGCACCGTAGGTGAACTACGACAGATTTCTGAGGAAACTGGAGAGCAACGTTTTCCCGTTACAGATGAATGGAACCGAGTGATTGGGATTATCGGCCGACGCGAAGTAGAGAACCTGACAGAAGGGCAAAGTATTGAAAAGGCTATGGTTCGGAGTCCGGTTACCGCTGCGCTGCATACCTCACTAGCTTCAGCTGCGCAGATCATGATGTGGGAAGGTGTCGATTTCCTCCCCATTGTAGACCGTAACCGCAAATTGGTGGGCTCCCTAACCCGTAAAGAAGTGCTGCAAAGTCTGCGAGATGTCCGTAACACTCCACAGCTTGGGGAGACCTTCGATCATCTCATCTGGAACGGTTTTGCGGATGAGCGGGATGAAGAGGGACGATTGTTTTTTCACGGCTTTATTACGCCTCAGATGGCCACAGACCTTGGTACCATTTCTGAAGGTGTATTGTCTACGCTAATGACGCTCTCTGCGTTTAAGGCAGCTAAGGATATTACAGGAAATGACTATGTATTAGATAATATGTCCACCTATTTTATCCGGCCGGTACAGATCGAACACGCGATTATTGTAATGCCGAGACTGCTCGAGATTAGTCGCCGTACATGTAAGCTAGAAATAGAGATCAGCTATTCGGATACCCTGGTAGCGAAAGCTGTCCTGATGCTGCAATCCATTGATCACGGCTAA
- a CDS encoding YtpI family protein yields the protein MVLFIKYLLFILLVIFVIGAAVYSLSSRRALNPQDKGLKRSVMNVMLGAMLVTLSLISMFLFRGSTVNIIVEAAFLLIGVFNIFSGIRSYSYYSRSRSQEQHQSKA from the coding sequence ATGGTTTTATTTATCAAGTACTTATTGTTTATCCTGCTGGTGATCTTTGTAATCGGCGCCGCTGTGTACAGCTTATCCTCTCGCCGTGCCTTAAATCCCCAAGATAAGGGGCTAAAACGCTCCGTCATGAATGTGATGCTGGGCGCTATGCTCGTAACGCTTTCCCTGATTTCCATGTTTCTATTTCGCGGCTCCACCGTTAATATCATTGTTGAAGCTGCCTTTCTTCTAATCGGTGTGTTTAACATCTTCTCAGGAATACGCAGCTATAGTTATTACAGTCGTAGCCGTAGCCAGGAACAACACCAGTCGAAAGCCTAG
- a CDS encoding DUF4044 domain-containing protein, translating into MRVPPFSRFRRFTQISAIFMLGIVVGAVIYNGIYHVGYNVLWLQNQDLRVDIEQYQEDIKTLKKYNNTSTVIREIKIRSEESKSKEDNPLDPVTVKLIISQMGSDLEPMRGRSMFDIDTDSKLVRLLLDGKLYIVRDKEYSVKIRTMLVMEGVLQIWVEISPFKRN; encoded by the coding sequence GTGAGAGTTCCACCATTCAGTCGTTTTCGTAGATTCACCCAAATTTCCGCTATATTCATGCTGGGAATCGTCGTAGGAGCCGTCATATACAACGGTATATACCATGTTGGATATAACGTGTTATGGCTGCAAAATCAAGACTTACGCGTAGACATTGAGCAATATCAGGAAGATATTAAAACGCTCAAAAAATACAATAATACCTCTACCGTAATCAGAGAAATCAAAATCCGTTCGGAAGAGAGCAAGTCCAAAGAAGATAACCCCCTTGACCCCGTAACTGTAAAATTAATTATAAGCCAAATGGGCTCAGATCTGGAGCCCATGCGTGGTCGCAGCATGTTCGATATTGACACAGACAGTAAACTGGTTAGACTGCTGCTGGATGGCAAACTTTACATTGTGCGTGATAAGGAATACTCTGTCAAAATCCGGACGATGCTCGTCATGGAAGGTGTTCTGCAAATCTGGGTGGAAATCAGTCCTTTTAAGCGCAACTGA
- a CDS encoding YtrH family sporulation protein, whose translation MSIFMSKAILDFFIAFGIVLGGAMVGGIGAVVSLQPPTQTMLDVADRIKIWALAAAVGGTMDPLRVIESNVIGGNLSPAIKQIMYIAFAFLGAHMGSELVKWVCGRG comes from the coding sequence ATGAGCATATTTATGAGCAAAGCCATCCTCGATTTCTTTATCGCCTTCGGCATCGTACTTGGCGGAGCTATGGTCGGCGGAATCGGCGCCGTAGTATCCCTGCAACCACCGACGCAAACAATGCTAGATGTAGCAGACCGGATTAAAATATGGGCACTTGCCGCCGCTGTAGGGGGTACTATGGACCCTTTACGGGTCATTGAAAGCAATGTGATTGGAGGTAACCTCTCCCCCGCCATCAAGCAAATCATGTATATTGCCTTCGCTTTTCTCGGAGCTCATATGGGCAGCGAGCTAGTAAAATGGGTGTGCGGCAGGGGGTAA
- a CDS encoding DNA polymerase III subunit alpha: protein MSPFVHLHVHSEYSLLDGAARITDLVRRAGEYGMKSLALTDHGVMYGAIPFYKACKENGIKPIIGCEAYLTAGSRRERGSRKDQPIYHLILLVKNETGYKNLMKLISIGHLEGHHYKPRIDMEALAAHSEGIICLSACLGGEVPQHLLHGRDDEARKAALRYKEIFGEDFYLELQDHGISEQKRVNPKLIALAKACEIPLVATNDVHYLAKEDAEVQDVLICIGTGKTVDDEERLKIGTDQLFLKSSDQMAALFPHVPEAISNTLLIAEKCNLELTFGQHILPAYSPIPEGKDSAAYLRELCFKGLEERYIDTPLWASPEQRETAEKRLAYELGVIENMGFSDYFLIVWDFIAYCHRQGIATGPGRGSSAGSLTAYSLRITDVDPLKYNLLFERFLNPERITMPDIDIDFSDERRDEVIAYVVEKYGKEHVAQIITFGTMAARAAVRDVGRVLNLPYNEVDKAAKLIPGQLGISLARALETTPDLKALYDSNPKIKGLLDMAMKVEGMPRHASTHAAGVVISKGPLTDAVPLQEGNESTALTQYSMEHLESVGLLKMDFLGLRTLSIIERCMNSIKEMSGSVPDFKIIPDHDPLTYEMLGAGETTGVFQLESAGVRRVLKDLKPNGFEDIVSVLALYRPGPMEFIPKYIAGKHGQIEVEYPHPDLKSILADTYGIIVYQEQIMQIASLMAGFSLGEADLLRRAVSKKKRETLDKERSHFVQGSLQQGYNETDANAVYDMIVRFADYGFPRAHAAAYGVLAFQTAYLKAHYPVQFMASMLTAVMGTHRKVAEYVLDCRRTGIGVLPPDVNESGVLFTPVPGEETGTGHIRFGLAAIKNVGTLAVENIMSVRKERPFDSLLDFCRRVDLRVCNKRVVESLLQAGAFDCLPGHRAQLLAMLDETVDAATKWRKERDELQIQLFDDLVETPNWEIRYPDIPKFTVGQQLEMERELLGLYLSGHPLDDSAELLEEPGIQRLMDLGEAADESQTVTAGMVVSVKEITTKQGKSMAFIEWEDQIERCEVVLFPEVWKRSRGLIAKGALLALRAKVQQEDEGFKLLAEEVALLSAETLRGLLQRRSAAASRPYSAGRSASAGAQPRGAAPASRASGAATGPAGRPAGGAAAPATPAPAAAPAPGSGQRVFIKITPAAENAAQLSRLKELLQNHPGPVATILFYERDQKLLALSDNYRIKPTEELIAAIESMLGAGTVRIK from the coding sequence ATGAGCCCTTTCGTGCATTTGCATGTGCACAGCGAATACAGTTTACTGGACGGGGCGGCGCGCATTACCGATCTCGTGCGCCGGGCCGGCGAATACGGCATGAAGTCGCTGGCGCTTACGGATCATGGAGTGATGTATGGGGCGATCCCCTTTTATAAAGCGTGTAAAGAGAATGGAATCAAGCCGATTATCGGCTGTGAAGCCTATTTAACCGCGGGCTCTCGCCGTGAGCGAGGCAGTCGTAAAGATCAACCGATTTATCACCTGATTCTGCTCGTCAAGAATGAAACCGGCTACAAGAACCTGATGAAGCTGATCTCTATCGGCCATCTGGAAGGTCATCACTATAAACCTCGTATTGATATGGAGGCTCTGGCCGCTCATTCGGAGGGGATCATATGCCTCAGTGCCTGTCTTGGCGGCGAAGTGCCGCAGCATCTGTTGCATGGAAGAGATGACGAGGCGCGAAAGGCTGCGCTGCGATATAAGGAGATTTTTGGCGAAGACTTCTACCTGGAGCTTCAAGATCACGGAATTTCCGAGCAAAAACGAGTAAATCCGAAGCTGATCGCACTTGCCAAGGCCTGTGAGATCCCACTTGTAGCTACGAATGACGTCCATTATTTGGCCAAGGAAGATGCAGAGGTACAGGATGTTCTGATCTGTATTGGAACAGGTAAAACTGTGGATGATGAGGAACGGCTCAAAATCGGAACAGATCAGCTGTTTCTCAAAAGCAGTGATCAGATGGCGGCGTTGTTCCCGCATGTGCCTGAAGCTATCAGTAACACGCTATTGATCGCAGAAAAATGTAATTTGGAGCTTACCTTCGGTCAACATATTCTGCCTGCCTATTCACCAATTCCAGAAGGTAAGGACTCCGCTGCATATTTGCGAGAGTTGTGCTTTAAAGGGCTTGAAGAACGGTATATAGACACACCGCTTTGGGCATCGCCTGAGCAAAGAGAAACCGCTGAAAAGCGTCTTGCCTATGAGCTTGGCGTCATCGAGAATATGGGTTTTAGCGATTATTTTCTAATTGTGTGGGATTTTATCGCTTATTGTCATCGTCAGGGGATTGCTACTGGTCCGGGCCGGGGTTCTTCCGCGGGGAGTCTTACCGCTTATTCCCTACGAATCACGGATGTAGATCCGCTTAAGTATAACTTGCTCTTTGAACGTTTCTTAAATCCAGAACGGATCACGATGCCGGATATTGATATCGATTTTAGTGATGAGCGTCGTGATGAGGTTATCGCTTATGTGGTGGAGAAATACGGCAAAGAACATGTGGCACAGATCATTACGTTCGGAACCATGGCTGCACGGGCTGCAGTTCGTGATGTGGGCAGGGTACTGAATTTACCTTATAACGAGGTAGATAAGGCTGCCAAGCTCATCCCAGGACAACTAGGCATCAGCCTTGCTAGAGCGCTGGAGACTACTCCAGACCTAAAAGCGCTGTATGACAGTAATCCGAAGATCAAAGGCTTGCTGGATATGGCAATGAAAGTGGAAGGTATGCCTCGTCATGCTTCGACACATGCTGCCGGTGTTGTTATTTCCAAAGGTCCACTGACTGATGCTGTACCCCTTCAAGAGGGCAACGAAAGTACAGCGTTAACTCAGTACTCTATGGAGCATTTGGAAAGTGTTGGGCTGCTGAAGATGGATTTTCTGGGCCTGCGTACTTTGTCGATTATCGAACGCTGTATGAATTCGATTAAAGAAATGAGTGGCAGTGTTCCAGATTTTAAAATCATACCAGATCATGATCCGCTCACGTATGAAATGTTAGGTGCTGGTGAGACGACTGGGGTCTTCCAGCTGGAGTCGGCGGGTGTAAGACGTGTGCTTAAGGATTTGAAGCCTAATGGTTTTGAAGATATCGTATCGGTTCTAGCCTTGTATCGTCCGGGTCCGATGGAGTTTATCCCGAAATATATAGCAGGTAAGCACGGTCAGATCGAAGTAGAGTATCCGCATCCTGATTTGAAATCTATATTAGCGGATACCTATGGGATAATTGTGTATCAGGAACAGATCATGCAGATTGCTTCGCTTATGGCTGGATTCTCGCTTGGTGAAGCGGATCTGCTCCGCCGAGCGGTTTCTAAGAAGAAGCGCGAGACGTTGGATAAGGAACGCAGTCATTTTGTACAGGGGAGCTTGCAGCAAGGATATAACGAAACGGATGCGAATGCCGTTTATGATATGATCGTACGGTTTGCGGATTATGGCTTCCCTCGTGCGCATGCGGCGGCTTATGGTGTGCTGGCTTTTCAGACGGCTTATCTTAAGGCGCATTATCCGGTACAGTTTATGGCATCTATGCTGACCGCCGTGATGGGAACCCACCGTAAGGTGGCGGAATATGTACTGGACTGCCGCCGCACGGGCATCGGCGTATTACCGCCGGATGTGAATGAGAGCGGCGTACTGTTTACCCCTGTTCCAGGAGAGGAAACGGGAACAGGGCATATCCGCTTTGGGCTCGCAGCGATTAAGAACGTCGGCACGTTAGCAGTGGAGAATATTATGTCGGTCCGCAAGGAGCGGCCGTTCGACAGCCTGCTCGATTTCTGTCGACGTGTGGATCTGCGGGTCTGCAACAAGCGGGTAGTGGAGTCTTTGCTGCAGGCAGGAGCCTTTGACTGTCTGCCGGGTCATAGGGCCCAGCTGCTGGCTATGCTGGACGAGACCGTTGACGCCGCGACGAAATGGCGCAAGGAGCGGGATGAACTGCAAATCCAGTTGTTCGACGATTTGGTGGAGACGCCGAATTGGGAGATTCGCTATCCGGATATCCCTAAGTTCACAGTAGGACAGCAGCTGGAGATGGAACGTGAGCTGCTGGGGCTGTATCTATCAGGTCATCCGCTCGACGATAGCGCTGAGCTGCTTGAGGAGCCGGGCATACAGCGGCTGATGGATCTCGGTGAAGCCGCAGATGAGAGCCAGACGGTTACGGCCGGCATGGTCGTATCCGTTAAGGAAATTACGACGAAGCAAGGAAAATCGATGGCCTTCATCGAATGGGAAGATCAGATCGAGCGCTGCGAAGTCGTGCTCTTCCCCGAGGTGTGGAAGCGAAGCCGCGGCTTGATTGCCAAGGGCGCGCTGCTGGCCTTGCGCGCCAAGGTGCAGCAGGAGGACGAAGGCTTCAAGCTGCTGGCCGAGGAAGTGGCGCTGCTATCCGCGGAGACACTCCGCGGCCTGCTGCAGCGCCGTAGTGCCGCCGCGTCCCGTCCGTATAGCGCGGGACGCTCGGCCTCAGCAGGAGCGCAGCCGCGTGGCGCGGCTCCTGCTTCGCGGGCTAGCGGGGCCGCCACTGGCCCCGCTGGCAGACCTGCAGGCGGCGCAGCTGCGCCTGCAACACCTGCACCGGCCGCTGCGCCAGCGCCGGGCTCAGGCCAGCGTGTCTTTATCAAGATCACGCCGGCCGCCGAGAATGCTGCGCAGCTGTCGCGCCTGAAGGAGCTGCTGCAGAATCATCCAGGCCCAGTAGCGACGATTCTGTTCTACGAACGGGATCAGAAGCTCCTGGCCCTTAGCGATAATTATCGGATTAAGCCTACCGAGGAGCTAATCGCGGCTATCGAGTCTATGCTGGGGGCAGGTACCGTAAGAATAAAATAA
- a CDS encoding phosphatidylglycerophosphatase A family protein yields the protein MSYQMAVDLLERRGVSLSSIAEIVYILQSVYYPGLSKEECLSSVKSVLGKREVQYTLMTGIALDELAEKRLLPQPLQAVMEADESLYGADETLALGITGVYGMIGLTGFGYLDKIKLGIIGELNDDKGRIHVFLDDLVAGIAAAASARIAHRQEGAKVYPLVTDTE from the coding sequence ATGTCCTATCAAATGGCAGTTGATCTGTTGGAACGTAGAGGCGTATCACTTTCTTCCATTGCTGAAATCGTATATATTTTACAATCGGTCTATTATCCCGGTTTATCCAAGGAAGAATGCCTTTCCAGTGTGAAATCTGTATTGGGAAAAAGAGAAGTGCAGTACACGTTAATGACGGGGATCGCACTTGATGAGCTGGCAGAGAAAAGACTGCTTCCGCAGCCGCTCCAGGCAGTAATGGAAGCGGATGAATCACTTTATGGAGCGGACGAGACTCTAGCCCTTGGCATCACAGGGGTATATGGGATGATCGGACTTACAGGATTTGGGTACTTGGACAAAATAAAGCTTGGAATCATTGGTGAATTGAACGATGATAAGGGGAGGATTCACGTGTTCTTGGATGACTTAGTAGCGGGTATCGCTGCAGCTGCTTCTGCTAGAATCGCTCATCGGCAGGAAGGGGCAAAAGTATATCCTCTGGTCACGGATACGGAATAA